gtttgttttgtctaGTATGGAGAATGTTAGCATGAATGATGTGAGTGAACCTATATTTGGGATGTTATTCAATTCAGAACATGATGCATATGATTACTACAACAGATTTGGACGGGCAATGGGATTTAGTGTTAGGAAACACTTTATGAATAAGAGCAAGAAAGACAAGATGACTATAACATCTAGGGGATTTGTCTGTTCAAAAGCTGGTTGTCGATTGAGTGACAAGCGAGACATGAATACTGTTAACCCCCGAGCTGAGACAAGAACAAATTGCCAGGCACGAATGAACATATGTTTGGTTGATGATGGAAAATACAAATGCTGTGAATTTGTGAGGGAACATAATCATGAGCTTCATAGCACAACAACAGTTCATATGCTGCGTTCACAGAGGAAGATGTTAGACATACATAGGCATGAAATTGATTTGGCAGATGACTCGGGGATCATGCCTAGATCCACATTTGAGTTGATGGGTAGGCAGGCTGGTGGGATAGAAAACCTTAGTTGTTTGACCCAAGATGTTAGGAACTATCTCCGCACTAAAAGACAGCGTGCCTTGACATATGGTGAGGCAGGTAGTTTGATGAAGTACTTTGTTACCCAAACTAGGACCAACCCATCTTTCACATACTCGTTTCAACTGGATAGTGAAGAACAAATAACAAACATATTTTGGGCTGATCCAAAGATGATCATTGACTATGCACATTTTGGAGATGTAATCAGCTTTGACACTACATTTCGCACCAACAAAGAGTGTAGGCCGTTTGGGTTGTTTGCTGGATTCAATCATCATAGAGGGTGCACTGTATTCGGGGCTGCACTTTTATATGATGAGACAGCGGAATCTTTCGAATGGCTGTTTGAGGTATTCGCTGAAGCTCATGGTGGAAAGAAGCCTAAAACTATATTCACGGATCAAGACAAAGCTATGGCTAGAGCATTAAAAGAAGTGTGGCCTCAGAAGTGGCATGGATTGTGTACTTGGCACTTAATGCAGAATGGCATTACACATTTGGGTCATATGATGAAAGATGGCTCCAAGTTTCTTACAGATTTAAAGAAATGCATATACCAATAcgatgtggaagatgaattcGAGACAGCATGGTATTATTTGCTACACGAGTATGATGTTAAGGATAATGCATGGTTGCAACGCATTTATGGTCTTAAAAGTCAATGGGCGAAGTGCTATATGAAAAACACATTCACAATAGGCATTCGAAGTACACAGCTCAGTGAGAGTCTGAACAGTGACTTGAAGGACTATTTGAAGTCAACTTTGGATGTTGtgcaattttttaaatattttgaaagagttcttaacCAGAAGCGTGGTAATGAATTAAAAACTGAATTTGATGCACGAAACAAGATGCCACGACTTGCAAATTCAATGTCAATTATACAGAAACAAGTTGGGGAACTCTACACTCCTATAATTTTTCAGTTATTTCAAGAGGAATATAATTGGATGACTGTTTGCACCATCATAGACCGAAGTAATGGAATGCCCTTCATTAAtttttgggttgggatttttgaAGCAAACTGTGAGTATAAAGTATGTTGTAACCCACTTCAAGGAATTATAGCATGCAGTTGCATGAAATTTGAGACAGATGGTATTCTGTGTTGCCATTGTTTGAAAGTTTTTTATGTGTTAGATATAAAGCGTATTCCTGAATGctatattttgaagagatggACACAGAGAGCAAGAACCATGGTAGTCAATGACATTAGGGGGAAAGAAGTTGAACTAGATGTCAACTTGGATTGTACGCAACGGTATAAGCGTATTTGTCCTGAACTTATTCAAATAGCATCAGAAGCTTCAAATACAATTGAGGGAtacaatttggtgaaagatgcTGCGAATGAATTAAGGCTTAAGCTTGGTAATATTAGAATCAACCCAGTTGATTGCCCTGATATGCCAATATCGTCTGATTTCTCCAATGACGTATACAATAGATTACGTTTGAAGCataaaaagaaaagtacaaGAGGTGGTAGACGGTTAAAGAGTTGGgttgaaaaacaaggaaaaaaaaagaaaagtggagGGCCAAGTAACAATCAACGATTACAAGAACATCAACCACCGGATGAAGATTGCCTGATGGATAACACATATTCCAGTTACATGTCACTTATGGTGAGTAGGTTTGGCGTGTTATAGCGTTATAgtgttgtattttttattttcttagtcaAATCTAGATTGCCTAATATTTAATGTCACTTGCAGGATTCTATTTCCCATATATCATCTCAAGCATCTGTAGCTCATCAATCACTGAATGAAGATTATATTTAGATTCAGCTAATGAGGACTATTGTTTTTTGCTGTTAAATACATTTGGTTAATGTCATGGCTTATTTTTGTGATATTAAAACACAAAGTTGCATTGGATCCTTATTTTTATGCTTACCAATATATCCAAGATTCTTATTATTTCTATTGATTTTTAGCCTATGTTgtactaacaatctttttttgtaggtaaggagtctttagctcaaaatggtagagcacctgggttagtgcccaggttatggtggtttgaatccaccaagacttcaAAATGTGTCCGCAATGTTCCATACTCTTTTATTTAAACATTTTGCTGTCAAGGCTTAGTCATGAGTTCTTTTGTTACTTCTGGTCTTGGCTGGGTTTGCTTCAAATAAGATGGCCTTGGCACTCTCTCTTGTTACTTCTGGTCTTAATGCTATTGGTTCCATTGTTAACTAGAAGGTGAAGGTGTATTCTGTTTGTGATTCTAGGAAGTCATAGTACAACTTTGTAATGTTTTTAATGCCCAAGGTTATCTGAAGTACTTGAcattttggaatcttttaaggaATACAAATCTACATAGTTTCGTTTAGACCaccaaatgaaataaattagGAACATTCTCAGTGATAGATTCATGGGTTGAGATTTGATTTGAGAGTTTTAGATCGTCCAGTGGTGTTACAGAGTGTGATGTTCTCAAAAGACTCCCAACAAGtttgtttttttatgagaaaCCCAGATCAGGCTACTCAGCGGTCAGCATTGTTCATTTCTCTAGTTATAAAAGGTAATGAATATACAGAAAGATCAATCCCTTACTTTGAAGAGGAAACAAATATATTTCACAGTACAATCAATTTGTGTAATTTTTAAACCATATTCAtgtccaaaattcaaaaaaatatgttgtttgtattttaaacTTAATGATTTGATCAAATCTTCATGTAATGGTATTGTTTCAGTGTTCCtcttgttttgtttcactttctAGTAGATTCCTTGATCTTGACACTGTTCTCAGGACTCAGGAGATCGAGCTG
The Macadamia integrifolia cultivar HAES 741 unplaced genomic scaffold, SCU_Mint_v3 scaffold_190A, whole genome shotgun sequence DNA segment above includes these coding regions:
- the LOC122071181 gene encoding protein FAR1-RELATED SEQUENCE 5-like — encoded protein: MENVSMNDVSEPIFGMLFNSEHDAYDYYNRFGRAMGFSVRKHFMNKSKKDKMTITSRGFVCSKAGCRLSDKRDMNTVNPRAETRTNCQARMNICLVDDGKYKCCEFVREHNHELHSTTTVHMLRSQRKMLDIHRHEIDLADDSGIMPRSTFELMGRQAGGIENLSCLTQDVRNYLRTKRQRALTYGEAGSLMKYFVTQTRTNPSFTYSFQLDSEEQITNIFWADPKMIIDYAHFGDVISFDTTFRTNKECRPFGLFAGFNHHRGCTVFGAALLYDETAESFEWLFEVFAEAHGGKKPKTIFTDQDKAMARALKEVWPQKWHGLCTWHLMQNGITHLGHMMKDGSKFLTDLKKCIYQYDVEDEFETAWYYLLHEYDVKDNAWLQRIYGLKSQWAKCYMKNTFTIGIRSTQLSESLNSDLKDYLKSTLDVVQFFKYFERVLNQKRGNELKTEFDARNKMPRLANSMSIIQKQVGELYTPIIFQLFQEEYNWMTVCTIIDRSNGMPFINFWVGIFEANYIKRIPECYILKRWTQRARTMVVNDIRGKEVELDVNLDCTQRYKRICPELIQIASEASNTIEGYNLVKDAANELRLKLGNIRINPVDCPDMPISSDFSNDVYNRLRLKHKKKSTRGGRRLKSWVEKQGKKKKSGGPSNNQRLQEHQPPDEDCLMDNTYSSYMSLMCSSCFVSLSSRFLDLDTVLRTQEIELKKKQEEEEKTKEMELSTSEGKEELGSDPELFMVKVTLDALEEIMKEIAADTKKLSGGNLANDGVGIMKLLA